In the genome of Pongo pygmaeus isolate AG05252 chromosome 9, NHGRI_mPonPyg2-v2.0_pri, whole genome shotgun sequence, one region contains:
- the LRRC32 gene encoding transforming growth factor beta activator LRRC32, whose protein sequence is MRPQILLLLALLTLGLAAQRQDKVPCKMVDKKVLCQGLGLLQVPSVLPPDTETLDLSGNQLRSILASPLGFYTALRHLDLSTNEISFLQPGAFQALTHLEHLSLAHNRLAMATALSAGGLGPLPRVTSLDLSGNSLYSGLLERLLGEAPSLHTLSLAENSLTRLTRHTFRDMPVLEQLDLHSNVLMDIEDGAFEGLPRLTHLNLSRNSLTCISDFSLQQLRVLDLSCNSIEAFQTASQPQAEFQLTWLDLRENKLLHFPDLAALPRLIYLNLSNNLIRLPTGPPQDSKGIHAPSEGWSALPLSTPSWNASARPLSQLLNLDLSYNEIELIPDSFLEHLTSLCFLNLSRNCLRTFEARRSGSLPCLMLLDLSHNALETLELGARALGSLRTLLLQGNALRDLPPYTFANLASLQRLNLQGNRVSPCGGPDEPGPSGCVAFSGITSLHSLSLVDNEIELLRAGAFLHTPLTELDLSSNPGLEVATGALGGLEASLEVLALQGNGLTVLQVDLPCFICLKRLNLAENRLSHLPAWTQAVSLEVLDLRNNSFSLLPGSAMGGLETSLRRLYLQGNPLSCCGNGWLAAQLHQGRVDVDATQDLICRFSSQEEVSLSHVRPEDCEKGGLKNINLIIILTFILVSAILLTTLATCCCVRRQKFNQQYKA, encoded by the exons ATGAGACCCCAGATCCTGCTGCTCCTGGCCCTGCTGACCCTAGGCCTGGCTGCACAACGCCAAGACAAAGTGCCCTGTAAGATG gTGGACAAGAAGGTCTTGTGCCAGGGTCTGGGCCTGCTCCAGGTCCCCTCAGTGCTCCCGCCAGACACTGAGACCCTTGATCTATCTGGGAACCAGCTGCGGAGTATCCTGGCCTCACCCCTGGGCTTCTACACGGCACTTCGTCACCTGGACCTGAGCACCAATGAGATCAGCTTCCTCCAGCCAGGAGCCTTCCAGGCCCTGACCCACCTGGAGCACCTCAGCCTGGCTCACAACCGGCTGGCGATGGCCACTGCGCTGAGTGCCGGTGGCCTGGGCCCCCTGCCACGCGTGACCTCCCTGGACCTGTCTGGGAACAGCCTGTACAGCGGCCTGCTGGAGCGGCTACTGGGGGAGGCACCCAGCCTGCATACCCTCTCACTGGCGGAGAACAGTCTGACTCGCCTCACCCGCCACACCTTCCGGGACATGCCTGTGCTGGAGCAGCTTGACCTGCATAGCAACGTGCTGATGGACATCGAGGATGGTGCCTTCGAGGGCCTGCCCCGCCTGACCCATCTCAACCTCTCCAGGAATTCCCTCACCTGCATCTCCGACTTCAGCCTCCAGCAGCTGCGGGTGCTAGACCTGAGCTGCAACAGCATCGAGGCCTTTCAGACAGCCTCCCAGCCCCAGGCTGAGTTCCAGCTCACCTGGCTTGACCTGCGGGAGAACAAACTGCTCCATTTCCCCGACCTGGCCGCGCTCCCGAGACTCATCTACCTGAACTTGTCCAACAACCTCATCCGGCTCCCCACAGGGCCACCCCAGGACAGCAAGGGCATCCACGCGCCTTCCGAGGGCTGGTCAGCCCTGCCCCTCTCAACCCCCAGCTGGAATGCCAGCGCCCGCCCCCTTTCCCAGCTCTTGAATCTGGATTTGAGCTACAATGAGATTGAGCTCATCCCCGACAGCTTTCTTGAGCACCTGACCTCCCTGTGCTTCCTGAACCTCAGCAGAAACTGCTTGCGGACCTTTGAGGCCCGGCGCTCAGGCTCCCTGCCCTGCCTGATGCTCCTCGACTTAAGCCACAATGCCCTGGAGACACTGGAACTGGGCGCCAGAGCCCTGGGGTCTCTGCGGACGCTGCTCCTACAGGGCAATGCCCTGCGGGACCTGCCCCCATACACCTTTGCCAACCTGGCCAGCCTGCAGCGGCTCAACCTGCAAGGGAACCGAGTCAGCCCCTGTGGGGGGCCAGATGAGCCTGGCCCCTCCGGCTGTGTGGCCTTCTCCGGCATCACCTCCCTCCACAGCCTGAGCCTGGTGGATAATGAGATAGAGCTGCTCAGGGCAGGGGCCTTCCTCCACACCCCACTGACTGAGCTGGACCTTTCTTCCAATCCTGGGCTGGAGGTGGCCACGGGGGCCTTGGGAGGCCTGGAGGCCTCCTTAGAGGTCCTGGCACTGCAGGGCAATGGGCTGACGGTCCTGCAGGTGGACCTGCCCTGCTTCATCTGCCTCAAGCGGCTCAATCTTGCCGAGAACCGCCTGAGCCACCTTCCCGCCTGGACACAGGCTGTGTCACTGGAGGTGCTGGACCTGCGAAACaacagcttcagcctcctgccaGGCAGTGCCATGGGTGGCCTGGAGACCAGCCTCCGGCGCCTCTACCTGCAGGGGAACCCACTCAGCTGCTGCGGCAATGGCTGGCTGGCAGCCCAGCTGCACCAGGGCCGTGTGGACGTGGACGCCACCCAGGACCTGATCTGCCGCTTCAGCTCCCAGGAGGAGGTGTCCCTGAGCCACGTGCGTCCCGAGGACTGTGAGAAGGGGGGGCTCAAGAACATCAAcctcatcatcatcctcaccttCATACTGGTCTCTGCCATCCTCCTCACCACGCTGGCCACCTGCTGCTGCGTCCGCCGGCAGAAGTTTAACCAACAGTATAAAGCCTAA